From a region of the Impatiens glandulifera chromosome 4, dImpGla2.1, whole genome shotgun sequence genome:
- the LOC124936696 gene encoding tyrosine N-monooxygenase-like — protein sequence MKTSRLPAGLPPGPKPWPIIGNLDLMLKNKPFYHWINNTMSQMGVEIFCIRLGNIHVIPVTSPEIACEFLKKNDAVFASRPIVLSAEVVSGGFSAVTLTPLNDQWKKMRRVLASSILSPATHQWMHDKRAEEADQLIRYVYNVMKSNNGVVDIRFASQHYCGNVIRKMIFNKRFFGKEVVNGGPGVEDVEHVAGLFSILKYTYSFCISDYIPFLRHRFDLDGHEKLVRQANESVRKYQDPDIYARIKQWKEGTRIVNEDLLDMLITLKDDEGNTLLTAEEIKSLVLEITVATVDNPSNAVEWALDEMLNQPHIFVKALQELDEVVGKDRFVQESDMSNLHYIRACIKESFRIHPFAPFNLPHVSTRDTTVAGYFIPKGSHVLLSRPGLGRNPRIWDDPLLFKPERHLKDDKSQVILNDPDLRIFSFSIGRRGCAGVNLGTTVSVMLLARLLQAFTWSPPPNTPYIKCVEGASEMLPSKPLLAFATPRLDEKMYYSLFEN from the exons ATGAAGACTTCAAGGTTACCTGCAGGTCTCCCACCCGGTCCCAAGCCATGGCCAATCATCGGTAACCTTGATTTGATGTTAAAGAATAAACCGTTTTACCATTGGATAAATAACACCATGTCTCAAATGGGCGTTGAGATCTTTTGCATCCGCTTAGGGAACATCCATGTGATCCCCGTTACATCTCCTGAGATTGCATGCGAGTTCTTGAAGAAAAACGACGCTGTGTTTGCTTCGCGTCCAATTGTCCTATCGGCCGAGGTGGTGAGTGGTGGATTTTCCGCGGTTACATTGACGCCTTTGAATGATCAATGGAAGAAGATGAGGCGTGTCTTGGCCTCTAGCATCCTTTCTCCTGCCACCCACCAATGGATGCATGATAAAAGAGCCGAGGAGGCTGACCAACTCATTCGATATGTCTACAACGTTATGAAGAGCAACAATGGTGTGGTGGATATCAGATTCGCTTCACAACACTATTGTGGGAATGTGATAAGAAAAATGATTTTCAACAAGAGGTTTTTCGGGAAAGAGGTTGTAAACGGAGGACCTGGAGTCGAGGATGTGGAACATGTGGCTGGCCTTTTTTCTATACTCAAATATACGTACTCTTTTTGTATTTCTGACTACATTCCATTTCTTCGACATCGGTTTGATCTCGATGGTCATGAGAAATTAGTAAGGCAGGCCAATGAGAGTGTTAGAAAATACCAGGACCCAGATATATACGCGAGGATTAAACAATGGAAGGAAGGAACACGAATTGTTAACGAGGACCTTCTTGACATGCTAATCACTCTAAAAGATGACGAAGGGAACACTCTATTGACGGCTGAGGAGATTAAATCCCTCGTTTTg GAAATAACTGTTGCAACCGTTGACAACCCGTCAAATGCGGTTGAATGGGCTCTTGACGAAATGTTAAACCAGCCACATATATTCGTGAAAGCCCTTCAAGAACTAGACGAAGTTGTTGGAAAAGATCGGTTCGTCCAAGAATCTGACATGTCAAATCTCCATTACATTAGAGCTTGCATAAAAGAGTCTTTTCGAATCCATCCATTTGCACCTTTCAATCTCCCTCATGTGTCCACTCGTGACACCACAGTGGCTGGTTACTTCATACCAAAAGGAAGTCATGTTCTCTTGAGTCGTCCAGGTCTAGGACGAAACCCTAGGATTTGGGATGACCCTCTTCTGTTCAAGCCCGAGCGCCACCTTAAAGATGACAAGTCACAAGTGATCTTAAATGATCCGGATCTCCGTATATTCTCATTCAGCATAGGTCGACGTGGTTGTGCTGGAGTCAACTTAGGGACTACAGTTTCAGTGATGCTCTTAGCTCGACTTCTTCAAGCTTTCACATGGTCTCCACCACCAAACACTCCTTACATCAAGTGTGTTGAAGGTGCTAGTGAAATGCTTCCTTCCAAACCTCTTCTTGCCTTTGCAACGCCCCGTTTGGATGAGAAGATGTACTATTCACTATTCGAAAATTAG